CCATAGGCTTCTACATCATCATGTTTTTTTCAAAAAAGGTAAAGCAACAATAAAGGATTCAATAATCATGGAACATCTTAACTTTATTAAAAACAAAATACTGACGTCCCAAGAACTTTTAACCAAGCGTGCTTACTGGAACTTTAAAAATCAATCTGTTGTTTTTACCAATGGCTGTTTCGATATAATTCATCGCGGCCACGTTGAATATCTTGCCAAGGCAGCTAGCCTTGGACAGGTAATGGTTATTGGAGTGAACACCGACCTGTCGGTGAGAAAAATTAAAGGTGAAAATCGTCCGGTGCAAGACCAAGACACCAGAGCCCTCGTCCTTGCTGCAATGGAG
Above is a window of Williamwhitmania sp. DNA encoding:
- the rfaE2 gene encoding D-glycero-beta-D-manno-heptose 1-phosphate adenylyltransferase, whose translation is MEHLNFIKNKILTSQELLTKRAYWNFKNQSVVFTNGCFDIIHRGHVEYLAKAASLGQVMVIGVNTDLSVRKIKGENRPVQDQDTRALVLAAMEFVSAVILFDEDTPYELIKAVQPDILVKGADYKPEEIVGYDIVTARGGKVVTIPFVEGFSTTSIIQKLSK